From Microcystis aeruginosa NIES-2549, a single genomic window includes:
- the cydB gene encoding cytochrome d ubiquinol oxidase subunit II, translated as MEPLQYFLPQIWFFILGLFLFLYVLLDGFDLGVGILSLTSSSEKRRSILMTSLGNVWDANETWIVLMGGSLFGAFPLAYGTILNALYLPAVIMVVGLLFRAVSFEFREHSRRKLFWNYAFGLGSFLAALGQGFALGAVFEGIKVDELGHFAGGPFDWLTWRSILVSLTLIQAYVLVGSTYLILKTTGNLQEVHYKTAKIAAITTFIGAIFITISTPLLSDHIRQRLFDPRLIYIFILIPILAVVLLGLLLRSLQLKEENTPMVWTVLLFMLSFIGLGLLIFPDIIPPSVTIYQAAAAPSSLVFMLTFVGFLIPILLAYTVYNYIVFRGKITAESYGE; from the coding sequence ATGGAACCGTTACAGTATTTTTTGCCACAAATTTGGTTTTTTATTCTGGGTTTATTCCTGTTTCTCTACGTCCTCCTCGATGGTTTTGACTTGGGGGTGGGAATTCTTTCCCTGACTTCCTCCTCCGAGAAGCGTCGCAGTATTTTAATGACCAGTTTGGGCAATGTTTGGGATGCTAACGAAACTTGGATTGTTTTGATGGGTGGTTCCCTGTTTGGGGCGTTTCCCCTAGCTTACGGGACAATTTTAAACGCTTTATACCTGCCAGCAGTGATTATGGTGGTGGGGCTGTTATTTCGGGCTGTTTCCTTCGAGTTTCGTGAACATTCTCGTCGCAAGTTGTTCTGGAATTATGCCTTCGGACTCGGCAGTTTTTTGGCCGCTTTGGGGCAAGGATTCGCCCTCGGTGCGGTTTTTGAGGGCATTAAAGTGGATGAATTGGGTCATTTTGCCGGCGGCCCCTTTGATTGGTTAACATGGCGATCGATTCTAGTGTCTCTAACTTTAATCCAAGCTTATGTTTTAGTGGGTTCCACTTACCTAATTTTGAAAACTACGGGTAATTTACAGGAAGTTCACTATAAAACGGCAAAAATTGCCGCTATTACCACTTTTATCGGTGCTATCTTTATCACCATCAGTACGCCGCTGCTTTCTGACCATATCCGTCAGCGTTTATTTGACCCTCGACTAATTTACATCTTTATCCTCATCCCGATTCTAGCTGTGGTCTTACTGGGTTTATTACTGCGGAGTTTGCAACTAAAGGAAGAAAACACCCCGATGGTCTGGACAGTATTGCTGTTTATGCTCTCTTTTATCGGTTTGGGATTGTTGATTTTTCCCGATATTATTCCCCCGTCCGTGACAATTTATCAAGCGGCGGCCGCTCCCAGTTCTTTGGTGTTTATGCTGACTTTTGTGGGTTTTTTAATCCCAATTTTACTAGCCTATACGGTTTATAATTACATCGTTTTTCGGGGGAAAATTACTGCTGAATCCTACGGAGAATAG
- a CDS encoding phosphoribosyltransferase: MADVYVSWDEYHRLIEKLAVKIDHSGWQFAQIVCLAKGGLRVGDILCRLFRQPLAILYAASYGGQNHQIRGELTISSNLAMIEAQLKSPLLLVDDLVDSGITLQKTSILLQEKYGITNIKTAVIWYKAASRIKPDYYVEYYPDNPWIHQPFERYELITPKDLLE, translated from the coding sequence ATGGCCGATGTCTATGTTTCTTGGGATGAATACCATCGTCTGATCGAAAAATTAGCAGTAAAAATCGATCATTCTGGTTGGCAATTTGCTCAGATTGTCTGTTTAGCTAAGGGAGGATTGCGCGTCGGTGACATTCTCTGTCGTCTTTTTCGTCAACCCCTAGCCATTCTCTACGCTGCTTCCTACGGGGGGCAAAATCATCAAATTCGGGGAGAATTAACTATTTCCTCGAATTTAGCCATGATCGAGGCCCAATTAAAGAGTCCCTTGTTATTAGTGGATGATTTAGTCGATTCGGGAATCACCCTCCAAAAAACCTCGATTTTGTTACAGGAAAAATACGGGATTACCAATATCAAAACTGCGGTGATCTGGTACAAAGCGGCATCAAGAATCAAACCCGACTATTATGTGGAATATTACCCCGATAATCCTTGGATTCATCAACCCTTCGAGCGTTACGAGTTAATTACACCCAAAGACCTCCTAGAGTAA
- a CDS encoding lecithin retinol acyltransferase family protein has protein sequence MAKGDQIYAYRELLNLRGVYAHHGIDCGDGSVIHYRKPSEIVERTSLETFARGGKIYVVRYVEVGFSFIPDVVVERALSRLGEQKYNLLFNNCEHFATWCKTGISKSQQIEEFIPIITHLQAVGLYEPLKKSLIGADPNNAQTLLKGALSSLKLSWDEIHPQYKKAIQEAETWNRVAIEALSRNRDDLAREALKRKVEAKKQAKRHQEQLDQLAAMTENVLKSLVIANG, from the coding sequence ATGGCTAAAGGGGATCAAATATACGCCTATCGGGAATTGCTCAATCTTCGGGGTGTTTATGCCCATCATGGCATCGATTGCGGTGATGGTAGCGTCATTCATTACCGAAAACCGAGCGAGATTGTGGAACGAACTTCCCTAGAAACCTTTGCTAGGGGTGGTAAAATCTATGTGGTGCGCTATGTAGAGGTGGGATTTTCCTTTATCCCCGATGTGGTGGTAGAAAGGGCGCTAAGTCGTCTGGGGGAACAGAAATATAATCTTCTTTTTAACAACTGCGAACATTTTGCCACTTGGTGTAAGACCGGTATTAGCAAAAGTCAACAGATAGAAGAATTTATCCCGATTATTACCCATTTACAAGCGGTGGGACTCTACGAACCTCTGAAAAAATCCCTTATCGGAGCCGACCCCAACAATGCCCAAACCCTGTTAAAAGGGGCTTTAAGCAGTCTTAAGCTCAGTTGGGATGAAATTCACCCCCAGTACAAAAAAGCCATTCAAGAAGCAGAAACATGGAATCGAGTAGCGATCGAAGCTTTAAGCAGAAATCGCGATGATTTAGCCCGGGAAGCCCTGAAACGCAAGGTAGAAGCCAAAAAACAGGCAAAACGCCATCAGGAACAATTGGATCAACTAGCGGCCATGACCGAAAATGTTCTTAAAAGTCTGGTGATTGCTAACGGTTAG
- a CDS encoding GuaB3 family IMP dehydrogenase-related protein — MDTIIGRGKTARRAYGIDEIALVPGVRTLDPSLADTRWSLGNIEREIPIIASAMDGVVDTKMAVLLSELGALGVLNLEGIQTRYEDPNPILDRIAAVGKAEFVGLMQELYAEPIKPQLIELRIQEIKEKGGIAAVSLTPAGAVKYGAIVAQAAADILFVQATVVSTAHLSPAAITPLDLVQLCQEMPIPVVLGNCVTYEVALNLMKTGAAGVLVGIGPGAACTSRGVLGVGVPQATAVADCAAARDDFFQETGKYVPVIADGGIITGGDICKCIACGADAVMIGSPIARSVEAPGRGFHWGMATPSPVLPRGTRISVGSTGTIAEILVGPAKLDDGTHNLLGALKTSMGTLGAKNLKEMQQVEVVIAPSLLTEGKVYQKAQQLGMGK; from the coding sequence GTGGATACAATTATTGGTCGGGGCAAAACAGCCCGTAGAGCTTACGGTATCGATGAAATCGCACTTGTACCCGGAGTGCGAACCCTCGATCCCAGTTTAGCCGATACCCGTTGGTCTCTCGGCAATATCGAGCGGGAAATCCCGATTATCGCCAGCGCTATGGATGGCGTGGTGGATACTAAAATGGCTGTCCTTCTCTCCGAGTTGGGGGCGCTAGGGGTACTAAACCTCGAAGGTATTCAAACCCGTTACGAGGATCCTAACCCGATTCTTGATCGCATTGCGGCGGTCGGCAAAGCAGAATTCGTCGGTTTAATGCAGGAACTCTACGCAGAACCGATTAAACCGCAACTAATCGAGCTTCGTATCCAAGAAATTAAAGAAAAAGGCGGTATTGCGGCAGTTAGCCTCACCCCTGCCGGTGCCGTCAAATACGGTGCTATCGTTGCCCAAGCAGCGGCCGATATTCTCTTTGTCCAAGCAACCGTCGTTTCCACTGCCCATTTATCCCCGGCAGCTATCACCCCCCTCGATTTAGTGCAACTGTGCCAAGAAATGCCCATTCCCGTGGTTTTGGGCAACTGCGTCACCTACGAAGTCGCCCTTAACCTGATGAAAACCGGGGCAGCTGGGGTTTTAGTCGGTATCGGTCCCGGGGCTGCCTGTACTTCTCGCGGCGTTTTAGGGGTGGGAGTTCCCCAAGCCACTGCTGTGGCCGATTGTGCCGCTGCTAGGGACGATTTTTTCCAAGAAACCGGTAAATACGTCCCCGTTATTGCCGATGGCGGCATTATTACCGGCGGTGATATCTGCAAATGTATCGCCTGTGGCGCCGACGCGGTGATGATTGGTTCTCCCATTGCCCGCTCCGTGGAGGCCCCCGGCCGCGGTTTTCACTGGGGTATGGCCACACCTAGTCCAGTTCTACCCCGGGGAACCAGGATTAGTGTGGGCAGTACCGGAACTATTGCCGAAATCCTCGTGGGACCGGCAAAATTAGATGATGGTACTCATAACCTCTTGGGGGCGCTGAAAACCAGTATGGGAACTTTAGGTGCTAAGAACTTAAAGGAAATGCAACAGGTGGAAGTGGTGATTGCTCCTTCGCTGCTGACGGAGGGTAAAGTCTATCAAAAGGCCCAGCAGTTAGGTATGGGTAAATAA
- a CDS encoding DUF760 domain-containing protein, with protein sequence MYRENDRPHNLFATDSEFSESLWQYVQTLSPETIAQLSKPESQEVFQVMERNIIGLLGNLPSEHFGVTISTSREHLGRLLASAMMSGYFLRNAEQRMNFEKSLATLQSGSSDV encoded by the coding sequence GTGTATAGAGAAAACGATCGCCCTCACAATTTATTTGCTACCGATAGTGAATTTTCCGAGAGTTTGTGGCAGTATGTCCAGACCTTAAGTCCGGAAACAATCGCCCAACTCTCGAAACCGGAGTCCCAAGAGGTTTTTCAAGTGATGGAACGCAACATTATCGGACTTTTGGGTAATCTTCCCTCTGAACATTTCGGTGTCACTATCAGTACCAGTCGCGAACATCTAGGCCGGTTATTAGCCTCGGCAATGATGAGTGGTTACTTTCTCCGCAATGCCGAACAGAGAATGAATTTTGAAAAATCCCTCGCTACTCTCCAGAGCGGTTCTAGCGATGTTTAA
- a CDS encoding UPF0175 family protein codes for MDISDEILSATRMTEAEMRQEIAVMLFQKEKLTLAQASRFAGINRIAFQHLLANRQIPVQYDVEDFEQDIKNLREMGRL; via the coding sequence ATTGATATCTCCGATGAAATTCTTAGTGCAACACGCATGACTGAAGCTGAGATGAGGCAGGAAATTGCGGTCATGCTCTTTCAAAAAGAGAAGCTCACCCTGGCTCAAGCGAGTCGATTTGCAGGAATTAATCGTATTGCTTTTCAACACCTACTGGCAAATCGTCAAATTCCAGTACAATACGATGTCGAAGATTTTGAACAGGATATTAAGAACTTGCGGGAGATGGGCAGATTGTGA
- the bioD gene encoding dethiobiotin synthase — protein MNSLLITATDTDAGKTVVTTALVAYWQKYYPCKALGLMKLMQTGQGDREWYEGLFQGQLEMITPLQYQAPLAPPVAADLEGRDIPLGTVWQALLNLQKSQDLVLIEGLGGLGCPVTHELTVADLAAQWRLKTLLVVPVKLGAISQTVANIALAEQKKVNLGGIILNCLEPRTETEIEQLTPIDLIQSLTNCPVLGVFPFIEDRRDLDTLASVVASWPEVI, from the coding sequence ATGAATAGTCTTTTGATTACGGCTACGGATACCGATGCGGGTAAAACCGTTGTCACCACTGCCTTAGTGGCTTATTGGCAAAAATACTATCCATGCAAGGCCCTGGGGTTGATGAAATTAATGCAAACGGGTCAAGGCGATCGAGAATGGTATGAGGGCTTATTTCAGGGTCAATTAGAAATGATTACACCGCTGCAATATCAAGCACCCTTAGCGCCTCCTGTGGCTGCTGATTTGGAAGGTCGAGATATTCCTTTGGGGACGGTGTGGCAAGCTCTGCTGAACCTACAAAAAAGCCAAGATTTGGTTTTAATTGAGGGTTTAGGGGGTTTAGGTTGTCCCGTCACCCACGAGCTAACTGTGGCGGATTTAGCGGCTCAATGGCGGTTAAAAACCCTTTTAGTGGTGCCGGTGAAATTGGGGGCGATTTCCCAAACGGTGGCTAATATTGCCCTAGCAGAGCAGAAAAAGGTCAATTTGGGCGGAATTATCCTTAATTGTCTCGAACCGCGCACGGAGACGGAAATAGAGCAGTTAACACCGATCGATTTAATTCAATCCTTGACTAATTGTCCGGTTTTAGGTGTTTTTCCCTTTATCGAAGATCGTCGGGATTTGGATACATTGGCCTCGGTGGTAGCTAGTTGGCCAGAAGTTATCTAA
- the ilvB gene encoding biosynthetic-type acetolactate synthase large subunit, translating into MVSSLPKPNDSLTTVPQRCSGAYALMDSLKRHGVKHIFGYPGGAILPIYDELYRFEERGELQHILVRHEQAAAHAADAYARATGKVGVCFGTSGPGATNLVTGIANAHMDSIPMVIITGQVSRAAIGSDAFQETDIYGITLPIVKHSYVARNASEVARIVAEAFHIASTGRPGPVLVDIPKDVGLELCDYIPVEPGDVKLTGYRPTVKGNRRQIEAALHLLETAEKPLLYVGGGAIAANAHAQIAEFAERFQLPVTTTLMGIGAFDEHHPLSVGMLGMHGTAYANFAVTGCDLLIAVGARFDDRVTGKLDEFASKAKVIHVDIDPAEVGKNRAPDVPIVGDVRVVLEQILHKAREFDYPTNPERTQAWLAQIERWRQDYPLQVPRPEGRLSPQEVIVEVGRQAPHAYYTTDVGQHQMWAAQFLKNGPRRWISSAGLGTMGFGLPAAMGAKVAIADEEVICISGDASFQMNLQELGTLTQFNIHAKTIIINNGWQGMVRQWQEAFYGERYSNSNMEVGMPDVELLAQAYGIKGITIRHREELAAKIAEMLAHDGPVLVNAIVTKDENCYPMVAPGQSNARMIGLPKIVTRSCEMLNCPSCGAVNSVNNKFCPECGAKL; encoded by the coding sequence GTGGTTTCATCACTTCCCAAGCCCAATGACTCTTTAACAACGGTTCCCCAGCGTTGTTCTGGGGCTTATGCCTTGATGGACAGTCTCAAACGTCATGGTGTTAAGCACATCTTCGGTTATCCCGGTGGTGCGATCCTGCCCATCTATGACGAACTCTACCGCTTTGAAGAACGGGGAGAATTACAACATATTTTAGTGCGCCACGAACAAGCGGCCGCCCATGCCGCCGATGCCTACGCTAGGGCCACCGGCAAAGTGGGAGTCTGTTTCGGTACTTCCGGCCCCGGGGCGACCAATTTGGTGACAGGCATCGCTAACGCACACATGGACTCCATCCCGATGGTGATTATCACCGGTCAGGTGAGTCGGGCGGCCATCGGTTCCGATGCTTTCCAGGAAACCGATATTTATGGTATTACTCTCCCGATTGTTAAACATTCCTATGTGGCTAGAAATGCCAGCGAAGTAGCGAGAATCGTCGCTGAGGCCTTCCACATCGCCAGTACAGGACGACCAGGACCGGTTTTAGTCGATATTCCCAAAGATGTCGGTTTAGAACTATGCGATTATATCCCCGTCGAACCGGGAGATGTGAAACTAACCGGCTATCGTCCCACGGTTAAGGGCAATCGCCGTCAAATCGAGGCCGCCTTACACCTCTTGGAAACCGCCGAAAAACCTTTACTGTACGTTGGCGGAGGCGCGATCGCAGCGAATGCCCACGCCCAAATCGCCGAGTTTGCCGAGCGTTTTCAGTTACCCGTCACCACCACGTTAATGGGGATCGGTGCTTTTGATGAACATCATCCCCTCTCGGTGGGAATGTTAGGAATGCACGGCACCGCCTACGCTAATTTTGCCGTGACCGGGTGTGATTTATTAATTGCCGTCGGCGCTCGTTTTGATGACCGAGTAACGGGGAAATTGGACGAATTCGCCTCGAAAGCTAAGGTAATCCATGTGGACATCGACCCCGCCGAAGTGGGCAAAAATCGCGCCCCTGATGTGCCGATTGTCGGGGATGTGCGGGTAGTTTTAGAACAAATACTCCACAAAGCCAGAGAATTTGATTATCCCACTAATCCCGAGCGCACCCAAGCTTGGTTAGCCCAGATCGAGCGCTGGCGTCAAGATTATCCCCTGCAAGTACCCCGACCGGAAGGCAGACTTTCCCCCCAAGAAGTGATCGTTGAGGTGGGCCGTCAAGCACCCCACGCCTACTACACCACTGATGTGGGCCAGCATCAGATGTGGGCAGCCCAATTCCTCAAAAATGGTCCCCGACGTTGGATTTCTAGCGCGGGATTGGGGACAATGGGTTTCGGTTTACCGGCTGCTATGGGGGCCAAGGTGGCCATTGCCGATGAGGAGGTCATTTGTATTAGTGGTGATGCCAGTTTCCAGATGAATCTACAGGAATTAGGCACCCTAACCCAGTTTAATATTCATGCCAAGACGATTATTATTAATAATGGTTGGCAGGGTATGGTACGTCAATGGCAAGAAGCTTTCTATGGGGAACGTTATTCTAATTCCAATATGGAAGTGGGAATGCCAGATGTGGAACTGTTAGCCCAAGCTTACGGCATTAAAGGGATTACTATTCGCCATCGAGAGGAATTAGCCGCAAAAATTGCCGAAATGTTGGCCCATGATGGTCCAGTTTTGGTCAATGCGATCGTGACTAAGGACGAAAATTGTTATCCCATGGTTGCCCCCGGTCAAAGTAATGCGCGTATGATTGGTTTACCGAAAATTGTCACCAGAAGTTGTGAAATGCTCAATTGTCCCAGTTGTGGCGCGGTTAACAGTGTGAATAATAAATTCTGTCCTGAATGTGGGGCGAAATTGTAG